From a single Macrobrachium rosenbergii isolate ZJJX-2024 chromosome 7, ASM4041242v1, whole genome shotgun sequence genomic region:
- the LOC136840414 gene encoding ELKS/Rab6-interacting/CAST family member 1-like gives MALIVGGLLGEVYDKYTKEKRTGRLARDAIARLEDDLSQATEMISLLKEAQKEAEEKNLSLLHEIDEKKNNEAALIRRNDNLNSEMKKKMEEYEDALTRKGMEIDNLKEKLADKDQVCDRNRQKLEELESQVSDNDFYCGYLEEKVKAHEAERKRLKEVTTKLEDQLRVSQREKNHGNEAQSVQKNVHTLEDRLQLLQRENENLNEKLSEREREMASVNNSIVIEKDKNNALVEENKVLKDKITELADQNGTLQKKHAGEDAGRSSSSVSCSGGIAISLVHTVGLVLGWC, from the coding sequence ATGGCTCTTATTGTGGGAGGGCTTCTTGGAGAAGTGTATGACAAGTACACGAAGGAAAAGAGGACTGGCCGACTTGCTCGAGATGCCATCGCACGACTGGAAGACGACCTTTCCCAGGCTACGGAAATGATCTCCCTTCTGAAGGAGGCGCAAAAGGAGGCTGAGGAGAAAAACTTGAGTCTCCTTCATGAAATTGACGAAAAGAAGAATAACGAAGCAGCCCTTATCCGGAGGAATGATAATTTGAACAgcgagatgaagaagaaaatggaagagtatGAAGACGCATTGACCCGGAAAGGAATGGAAATAGACAATCTGAAGGAGAAACTCGCAGACAAAGATCAAGTATGTGACAGGAACCGACAAAAACTGGAAGAACTGGAGAGTCAAGTCTCGGACAATGATTTTTATTGTGGTTACCTAGAAGAGAAAGTCAAGGCCCATGAAGCGGAAAGGAAACGACTGAAAGAGGTGACCACAAAACTCGAAGATCAGCTGCGAGTCTCACAGCgagaaaaaaatcatggaaatgaGGCGCAGAGTGTCCAGAAGAATGTCCATACCCTGGAAGATAGGCTTCAGTTGCTGCAACGGGAAAATGAAAACCTTAATGAGAAATTATCCGAAAGAGAACGAGAAATGGCCTCCGTGAATAATTCTATAGTAATTGAAAAGGATAAGAATAATGCCCTGGTTGAAGAGAACAAGGTCCTCAAAGACAAGATCACTGAATTAGCAGATCAAAACGGAACGCTCCAGAAAAAGCACGCAGGAGAAGACGCTGGTAGAAGTTCTTCATCGGTGTCGTGTTCTGGAGGCATTGCGATCTCCTTGGTCCATACGGTGGGGTTGGTTTTGGGATGGTGTTAG